In the Helicobacter typhlonius genome, one interval contains:
- a CDS encoding tetratricopeptide repeat protein, with protein sequence MRKFVVALCLLPLCAFGLDVTINYGKESKEYFSVLNIAHTDPLECNENRNTQDEVTYVVCTIERTPVASFSPTQTLFFHFWSRVVDGRFYLYIEPVHKMKLFATPKDLKTATLITKEQPTKSAAWQIIGYKNEIPFLNDYTQQAKPRGLNFPIKIIKNNKLFFNDLDINRGPLRYDEGEDFATYTQIKNLMKNHAHIEAVKLIDETLIAYPKTIFAKDLLLFRLRALEHFDSTENSDMIVDMGTKWIKKYPTDSNVPEVLYYLGNAYADMRITDEAKYYLERLISEYPQSHYMPLAKMSLAKYFHSGQDANVATKLFAQAYQEAKDLDSASAVAIEWSKFHLLNGEKAQAQKLVETMLKVNPSYITKYPIKSYEYLKLLAEEQLYASAAKLGEYLYEHILSDDISKEDLLNNVSLWYQSANDVQDAHRINKIFLQEFEHRPLAEEIKDRDDKLLFALVSNEESASKIKKYDYIIEQYPNTPEQEKAFILKAQTLFDEGKYSEVLALKNNLKDQSIVAQSYKAMLSLALKEKDCKNVANIFLQYQNVSIKEDEKMPLFDCLYALALNKEAAKISLNMAAEAKDLSKKLEWLYRDSLNFAKLGDSKSTARAGRDALEIAKNLQKAQYYDVGFTLFDALIKLNDKEGALQTYAFLKQALADDQRMFAVNLTLLKNAEAQKDEMGIDIYAKDILRLQKLIKDNADSPYVDFALAQSYIRTQRTDEAISVLDDLLQKNISDDDKQKTLYLKGSLLKAQGKDAQESFKQCEAIRYEGAWRSLCVQALDILKGNE encoded by the coding sequence GTGCGAAAATTTGTGGTGGCTTTGTGTCTTTTGCCTTTGTGTGCTTTTGGACTTGATGTTACTATTAACTATGGTAAAGAGTCAAAAGAATATTTCTCTGTGCTCAATATCGCCCACACCGACCCACTAGAATGCAACGAAAATCGCAACACACAAGACGAAGTAACCTATGTTGTATGCACCATTGAACGCACACCTGTTGCGAGTTTTTCCCCTACTCAAACACTCTTTTTTCACTTTTGGAGTCGCGTAGTCGATGGCAGATTCTATTTATATATCGAACCAGTACATAAAATGAAACTTTTTGCCACACCAAAAGACCTAAAAACTGCTACACTTATCACAAAAGAGCAGCCAACCAAAAGCGCGGCGTGGCAAATCATAGGCTACAAAAATGAGATTCCATTTCTCAATGACTATACCCAACAAGCAAAGCCAAGGGGGCTAAACTTCCCTATCAAAATTATTAAAAATAATAAACTATTTTTTAATGACCTTGATATTAATCGAGGACCTTTGCGCTATGATGAGGGAGAGGATTTTGCCACATACACGCAGATTAAAAATCTTATGAAAAATCACGCACACATAGAGGCAGTAAAACTGATTGATGAAACGCTGATTGCCTATCCTAAGACTATTTTTGCCAAAGACTTGCTGCTATTCCGCCTCCGCGCATTAGAGCATTTTGACTCAACCGAAAATAGTGATATGATTGTCGATATGGGGACAAAATGGATTAAAAAGTATCCCACAGATTCAAATGTCCCCGAAGTGCTCTACTATCTAGGCAATGCCTATGCGGATATGAGAATCACAGATGAGGCTAAATATTATCTCGAGCGACTCATTAGCGAGTATCCACAATCTCACTATATGCCCTTGGCAAAAATGTCCCTTGCAAAATATTTTCATAGTGGGCAAGACGCAAATGTCGCCACTAAGCTTTTCGCACAAGCCTACCAAGAGGCAAAGGATTTAGACAGCGCAAGTGCGGTAGCCATAGAATGGAGTAAATTTCACTTGCTTAATGGCGAGAAGGCACAGGCACAAAAACTTGTTGAAACTATGCTCAAAGTGAATCCAAGCTATATCACCAAATACCCGATTAAAAGCTATGAATATTTGAAGCTCTTGGCAGAGGAACAGCTATATGCAAGTGCTGCGAAGCTTGGCGAGTATCTCTACGAGCATATCCTCAGTGATGATATAAGCAAAGAGGATTTGCTTAATAATGTAAGCCTATGGTATCAGTCTGCAAATGATGTGCAGGACGCACACAGAATTAATAAAATCTTTTTACAAGAGTTTGAGCATCGCCCTTTGGCAGAGGAGATAAAGGATAGGGATGACAAGCTACTTTTTGCACTTGTGAGCAATGAGGAATCGGCTTCTAAAATAAAAAAATATGATTATATCATTGAGCAATACCCCAATACACCAGAGCAAGAAAAAGCCTTTATACTTAAAGCACAGACTTTATTTGATGAGGGCAAATATAGTGAAGTTTTAGCCCTAAAAAATAATCTCAAAGATCAAAGTATTGTCGCACAAAGCTACAAGGCTATGCTAAGCCTTGCCCTCAAGGAAAAAGATTGCAAAAATGTGGCTAATATCTTTTTGCAATACCAAAATGTGAGTATCAAGGAGGATGAAAAAATGCCACTCTTTGACTGCCTCTATGCCCTCGCTCTTAATAAAGAAGCAGCAAAAATCTCGCTCAATATGGCAGCAGAAGCTAAAGATTTATCAAAAAAGCTAGAGTGGCTTTACAGAGATAGTCTCAACTTTGCCAAACTAGGTGATAGCAAAAGCACTGCAAGGGCTGGGCGAGACGCGCTAGAGATTGCTAAGAATTTGCAAAAAGCGCAATATTATGATGTTGGATTCACACTTTTTGACGCACTAATAAAACTTAATGATAAAGAGGGTGCGCTACAAACCTATGCTTTCTTAAAGCAAGCTCTAGCGGACGACCAAAGAATGTTTGCTGTGAATCTCACACTACTCAAAAATGCGGAGGCACAAAAAGACGAAATGGGAATTGATATTTACGCAAAGGATATTTTGCGCCTACAAAAGCTCATAAAGGATAATGCGGATTCTCCATATGTAGATTTTGCCCTCGCACAAAGTTATATCCGCACACAGCGTACAGATGAGGCAATTAGTGTGCTTGATGATTTGCTACAAAAGAATATAAGCGATGATGATAAACAAAAGACTTTGTATCTCAAAGGCTCATTACTCAAAGCACAAGGCAAAGATGCACAAGAGAGCTTCAAGCAATGTGAAGCGATACGATATGAGGGTGCGTGGAGAAGCCTTTGTGTTCAAGCATTAGACATACTCAAAGGCAATGAGTGA